Proteins encoded in a region of the Prunus persica cultivar Lovell chromosome G4, Prunus_persica_NCBIv2, whole genome shotgun sequence genome:
- the LOC18779324 gene encoding protein FAR1-RELATED SEQUENCE 5 encodes MFGCALLQDETFETYKWLLETFMASMKDKKPISILTDGDEAMRKAIDDVFPMSNHRLCSWHVSRNAQNNLKDDELLRNFQACIWEPFALDEFEKKWEVLRKRASTPKQKEWLEMMYAKRDSWAESCLRGKFFGGMCTTQRVESMNKYVIDYLGKGVKLFECIPAIDRAMLCFRNTTAKDGFNAKYSIPVLKTGLTKLEQQASLIYTHRYFVLVCHEIESCSALIHDNVMHNFGGRVYVLSKYGEPHNNWTCVYHGRENMRIECGCRKYESEGIPCCHLFYVMKCGHLTEIPPALIMRRWTKNAQTDTCREFISKGEDTTNEVVEMARYGSLSAMSNKVCFYASKSADGYAMLTNEFSRWEGICEGLRQKEEETSLKLGSAEQCPRNIVKDANIVRKKGTQARQGGTLKRRQCHLCRGYGHTKRNCSQRNLHRSRNVGVNIPLGSESYQYSSDKGPSPDISYNYPSQTVSQCKGNYVVDLSGSDSFSTADPTGSTLNNNDDFSFDNGEPNSLCTVSTQNNCSFGTWFTCNN; translated from the coding sequence ATGTTTGGTTGCGCATTATTGCAAGACGAGACATTTGAAACTTACAAGTGGTTATTGGAAACATTCATGGCATCCATGAAAGATAAGAAgccaatatcaatattgacggATGGCGATGAGGCGATGCGTAAAGCCATTGATGATGTGTTTCCCATGTCTAACCATCGGTTGTGCTCATGGCATGTGTCAAGGAATGCACAGAATAACTTGAAGGATGATGAATTGCTAAGAAATTTTCAGGCATGTATTTGGGAACCATTTGCATTGGACGAGTTTGAGAAGAAATGGGAGGTTTTGAGGAAAAGAGCGAGTACTccgaaacaaaaagaatggtTGGAAATGATGTATGCAAAAAGAGACTCATGGGCTGAATCATGTCTGAGAGGAAAGTTTTTCGGTGGTATGTGCACCACTCAACGCGTGGAGTCCATGAACAAGTATGTGATAGATTACTTGGGGAAAGGCGTGAAGTTGTTTGAATGTATTCCAGCAATTGATAGGGCTATGTTATGTTTTAGGAATACCACGGCGAAGGATGGTTTCAACGCAAAGTACTCAATACCAGTCCTTAAAACTGGATTGACAAAACTTGAGCAACAAGCTTCTCTGATTTACACGCATAGGTACTTTGTATTGGTTTGTCATGAGATCGAATCTTGTTCAGCACTCATCCATGATAATGTGATGCATAATTTTGGAGGTCGTGTATACGTATTGTCAAAATATGGTGAACCGCATAATAATTGGACTTGTGTTTACCACGGTAGGGAAAATATGCGGATAGAGTGTGGATGCCGAAAATATGAAAGTGAAGGGATCCCGTGTTGCCACCTGTTTTATGTAATGAAGTGCGGGCACCTTACGGAAATTCCTCCAGCACTCATAATGAGGAGATGGACAAAGAATGCCCAAACTGATACATGTAGGGAATTTATCAGCAAAGGCGAAGACACTACCAACGAAGTTGTAGAAATGGCGAGGTATGGAAGTTTAAGTGctatgtcaaacaaagtatgTTTTTATGCATCGAAGAGTGCAGATGGTTATGCCATGTTGACGAATGAGTTTAGTAGATGGGAGGGAATTTGTGAAGGCTTACGgcaaaaggaagaagagacAAGTCTGAAATTGGGTAGTGCTGAGCAATGTCCTCGAAATATTGTGAAAGATGCAAACATCGTTAGGAAAAAAGGCACTCAAGCAAGGCAGGGTGGAACGCTCAAGCGTCGACAATGTCATTTGTGTCGCGGATATGGACATACAAAGCGTAATTGCTCTCAAAGAAACTTGCATCGAAGTAGAAATGTAGGTGTGAATATCCCATTAGGTAGTGAAAGCTATCAGTATAGTTCTGATAAAGGGCCGTCCCCGGACATTAGCTACAATTATCCTAGTCAAACGGTTTCTCAATGCAAAGGCAACTATGTGGTTGATTTGTCTGGTTCTGATAGTTTTTCTACTGCAGACCCAACCGGTTCTACCCTCAACAATAACGATGATTTCTCATTCGACAATGGTGAACCTAATTCCCTATGTACTGTTTCAACCCAAAACAATTGTAGTTTTGGCACTTGGTTTACATGTAACAATTAA